A genome region from Vibrio tapetis subsp. tapetis includes the following:
- a CDS encoding 7-cyano-7-deazaguanine/7-aminomethyl-7-deazaguanine transporter, producing MSNFTPAQMRKALALLAAFHLTIIASSNYLVQLPFTIFGLHTTWGAFTFPFIFLATDLTVRIFGAKMARKIIFVVMLPALAVSYMLSVLFFEGQFQGFAHLGEFNLFVARIAVASFMAYLLGQILDVHVFNRLRQKKAWWVAPTCSTLFGNALDTLAFFAIAFYQSPDAFMAEHWTEIALVDYGFKLIISLGLFVPMYGMLLNFLIKKITSVNPDFKAQGMPEKGAEA from the coding sequence ATGAGTAACTTTACCCCTGCGCAAATGCGCAAAGCGTTAGCATTGCTAGCGGCGTTCCACCTTACTATTATTGCTTCTAGCAATTATCTCGTTCAGCTCCCATTTACCATTTTTGGTCTCCATACGACTTGGGGCGCATTTACCTTTCCTTTTATCTTCTTAGCAACTGACTTAACCGTTAGGATTTTTGGCGCGAAAATGGCAAGAAAAATCATTTTTGTAGTGATGCTGCCAGCTCTTGCGGTTTCTTATATGTTGTCGGTGCTGTTTTTTGAAGGTCAATTTCAAGGTTTTGCCCATTTAGGTGAATTTAACCTTTTCGTTGCTCGAATTGCGGTGGCCAGCTTTATGGCTTATCTATTGGGTCAAATTCTCGATGTGCATGTGTTTAACCGTTTACGCCAAAAGAAAGCGTGGTGGGTTGCTCCGACTTGTTCAACATTATTTGGTAACGCATTGGATACCTTAGCTTTCTTTGCTATTGCCTTTTATCAAAGCCCAGATGCTTTTATGGCGGAACATTGGACTGAGATTGCCCTAGTCGATTATGGTTTCAAATTGATCATCAGCTTAGGTTTGTTTGTACCGATGTACGGCATGTTACTTAACTTCTTGATTAAAAAGATCACGTCAGTAAACCCAGACTTTAAAGCTCAGGGGATGCCAGAAAAAGGCGCAGAAGCGTAA